From one Lolium rigidum isolate FL_2022 chromosome 4, APGP_CSIRO_Lrig_0.1, whole genome shotgun sequence genomic stretch:
- the LOC124705428 gene encoding protein trichome berefringence-like 7, whose product MVSTSRSGSGRVAQRAGGGGALPVSPRVSSSQRRWWAASSTNPSLDRAARAFCLASAALALTCLLYLYAFRHDPARGQAVTAFTTTSTTSSSPHHRPGTCDVFDGRWVPAPTYPLYNSSECAFAERGFDCLANGRPDTAYLRWRWRPRGCDVPRFAARAALERLRGRRVVFVGDSMSRTQWESFICMLMPGVHDPASVYEVNGNQITKVIRFLAVRFDAFDLTVEFFRSVFLVQQSPPPRHSPKRVKSTLRLDKMDNISRKWANADVLIFNTGHWWTPTKLFNTGCYFQAGRALKLGTTIDVAFRMALQTWASWVERRVDLNRTHVFFRTYEPSHWSDLNQTICEVTEKPSPEAKGNDKSELGDILADVVASMKVPVNVLNVTLMGAFRTDAHVGAWSYPPTILDCSHWCLPGVPDAWNELVFAYLFTNGWRNMAG is encoded by the exons ATGGTGAGCACCAGCCGGAGCGGCTCGGGGCGCGTCGCGCagagggccggcggcggcggcgccctacCCGTGAGCCCGCGGGTGTCGTCATCGCAGCGCAGGTGGTGGGCGGCCTCTTCCACAAACCCATCCCTCGACCGGGCCGCGCGCGCCTTCTGCCTGGCCTCGGCGGCGCTGGCGCTCACCTGCTTGCTCTACCTCTACGCGTTCCGCCACGACCCAGCGCGGGGGCAAGCCGTAACCGCcttcaccaccacctccaccacctcctcctccccccaCCACCGCCCCGGAACCTGCGACGTGTTCGACGGCCGCTGGGTCCCGGCCCCGACCTACCCGCTCTACAACAGCTCCGAGTGCGCCTTCGCGGAGCGCGGCTTCGACTGCCTGGCCAACGGGCGGCCCGACACCGCGTACCTCCGCTGGCGCTGGCGGCCGCGCGGCTGCGACGTGCCGCGCTTCGCCGCGCGGGCCGCGCTCGAGCGGCTGCGCGGGAGGCGGGTCGTCTTCGTGGGGGACTCCATGAGCCGCACGCAGTGGGAGTCCTTCATCTGCATGCTCATGCCCGGGGTCCACGACCCCGCCTCCGTCTACGAGGTCAACGGCAACCAGATCACCAAGGTCATTCGCTTCCTCGCCGTCAGGTTCGACGCCTTCGACCTCACTGTTGAGTTCTTCCGCTCAGTGTTCCTCGTCCAGCAGAGCCCTCCGCCCAGGCACTCCCCCAAGAGGGTCAAGTCCACTCTCAGGCTCGACAAGATGGATAACATTAGCCGGAAATGGGCCAATGCCGACGTTCTCATCTTCAACACTGGGCACTGGTGGACTCCCACCAAATTGTTCAACac GGGTTGCTATTTTCAGGCTGGACGTGCTCTCAAACTAGGTACAACCATTGATGTTGCGTTCAGGATGGCACTGCAAACTTGGGCTTCTTGGGTGGAAAGAAGAGTTGATTTAAACCGAACACATGTGTTTTTCCGCACGTATGAGCCATCACATTGGAG CGATTTAAACCAAACGATATGTGAAGTAACAGAAAAGCCTTCACCTGAGGCCAAAGGAAATGACAAGAGTGAACTTGGCGATATACTTGCTGATGTTGTCGCCAGCATGAAAGTTCCCGTTAATGTTCTAAATGTAACTTTGATGGGAGCCTTCAGAACTGATGCTCATGTTGGCGCATGGAGTTATCCTCCTACTATACTTGATTGCAGTCATTGGTGTCTCCCTGGAGTTCCCGATGCTTGGAATGAACTTGTATTTGCGTACCTTTTTACAAATG GTTGGCGAAATATGGCGGGGTGA